The following proteins come from a genomic window of Nitrosopumilus sp.:
- the pth2 gene encoding peptidyl-tRNA hydrolase Pth2: MGDIKQVIVVRTDLKMGKGKIAAQVGHACVLGAEHVRKSHPEWYEEWWGGQEKVVLKVSGIKELQEVKRHAIDLNLPWSEVTDAGHTQIAPGTTTCISIGPAPENLIDKITADLKLL, encoded by the coding sequence ATGGGAGACATAAAACAAGTAATTGTGGTTAGAACTGATCTAAAAATGGGAAAAGGAAAGATAGCTGCACAAGTAGGACATGCTTGTGTTCTTGGTGCAGAACATGTAAGAAAATCTCATCCTGAATGGTATGAAGAATGGTGGGGTGGGCAAGAAAAAGTTGTACTCAAAGTGTCTGGAATTAAAGAATTACAAGAAGTGAAACGACATGCTATAGATTTGAATCTTCCATGGTCTGAAGTTACTGATGCTGGTCATACGCAAATTGCCCCTGGAACCACAACTTGCATATCTATTGGACCAGCTCCTGAAAATTTGATTGACAAAATAACTGCCGATCTAAAACTTCTCTAG
- the truD gene encoding tRNA pseudouridine(13) synthase TruD yields the protein MIPNLDSQIGITVYSTNFSGIGGKIRVKPEDFHVSEIISDKVNKSITDQEGYAVYKLKKKKIDTNHALSGIFRKKGIRLKSLGLKDASAITEQFVCSGNKGRAIEDFSTDKYSLEKIGYVKKPLSKKDMIANHFKIKISDCSNDLSSFTEHDKVLNFYGYQRFGSKRPVTHLIGKAILQRDFKKAVDLILSFTSSYDSKENTEIREKLSDKANFEKYFDQVPNQMDIEKIVLKEMIEHDDYFAAIRAIPLSLRRFYIQTYQSFIFNQSLSLAFLDGENLFEAQSSDVCFDFNGIIGKYVKGLDQRLALPFVGYSYYKKTRFDHQISKILSQEEITPKDFFLKEMQEVSSEGGFRQAALHCFDYSSQENTVEFSLSRGMFATILLREIMKPEDPMTAGF from the coding sequence GTGATACCAAATTTAGATTCCCAAATTGGAATCACCGTTTACAGCACTAATTTTTCTGGAATTGGAGGAAAAATTCGAGTCAAACCTGAAGATTTCCATGTATCTGAAATTATTTCTGATAAAGTAAACAAATCCATAACTGATCAAGAAGGTTATGCCGTATACAAATTAAAAAAGAAAAAAATTGATACAAATCACGCCTTATCTGGTATTTTTAGAAAAAAAGGAATTCGTTTAAAGTCACTTGGGCTAAAAGATGCATCAGCTATAACCGAACAGTTTGTTTGCTCTGGAAATAAAGGTAGGGCCATTGAGGATTTCTCTACTGACAAATATTCTTTGGAAAAAATCGGCTATGTAAAAAAACCCCTATCTAAAAAAGACATGATAGCAAATCATTTTAAAATTAAAATCTCTGACTGCTCAAACGATTTGTCTTCTTTCACTGAACATGATAAAGTCTTGAATTTTTATGGTTACCAACGCTTTGGTTCCAAAAGACCTGTGACTCATCTAATAGGTAAGGCCATTTTACAGCGAGATTTCAAAAAAGCTGTTGATTTGATTTTGTCTTTTACCTCTTCATATGATTCGAAGGAAAATACTGAGATTCGTGAGAAACTATCCGACAAGGCAAACTTTGAAAAATATTTTGATCAAGTTCCAAATCAAATGGATATTGAAAAAATTGTTCTAAAAGAAATGATTGAACATGATGATTATTTTGCCGCAATTAGAGCAATCCCGTTATCTTTAAGACGATTCTACATCCAAACGTATCAATCTTTTATTTTTAATCAGTCTCTAAGTCTGGCGTTTTTAGATGGTGAAAATCTTTTTGAAGCTCAATCAAGTGATGTGTGCTTTGATTTTAATGGAATAATTGGTAAATATGTGAAAGGCCTGGATCAACGATTGGCATTACCTTTTGTAGGTTATTCATATTACAAAAAAACAAGATTTGATCATCAAATATCTAAAATACTGAGCCAAGAGGAAATTACACCAAAGGATTTTTTCCTCAAAGAGATGCAAGAAGTAAGTAGTGAAGGTGGTTTTAGACAGGCTGCCTTGCATTGCTTTGATTATTCGTCTCAAGAAAACACTGTGGAATTCTCTCTCTCACGTGGTATGTTTGCAACAATCTTGTTAAGGGAAATTATGAAACCTGAGGATCCAATGACTGCAGGTTTTTGA
- a CDS encoding Lrp/AsnC ligand binding domain-containing protein — protein MEKAYMLISCEIGEEQSLYSQLKEIPEVKDCLITYGSYDIVAEFITDTPAQMNEIITTKIRKLQKIRSTITLRVTN, from the coding sequence ATGGAAAAAGCATACATGCTAATCAGTTGTGAGATTGGTGAGGAACAATCACTCTATTCTCAATTAAAAGAAATTCCTGAGGTAAAAGATTGCTTGATTACTTATGGCAGCTACGATATTGTTGCAGAATTTATCACAGATACTCCAGCACAAATGAACGAAATTATTACAACCAAAATAAGAAAACTTCAAAAAATTAGAAGTACCATTACACTACGTGTAACAAACTAG
- a CDS encoding lyase, with the protein MKKKAIFVTIFFGFILLSSTIMITLPGIIPEGDTPKMTITGTPADNFPDDQRAQFCGSGDAKSTDYVQEFSIPTLCTNPLAIVSDYDGNIWFTQTNTGNLAKFDPDTETFTEYDNPSWPQGGRSMMWGIDYAPDGTVWYTDETYDSVWKFSTIDEKYERLSYPSEGNSLPQKLQVHGSQIIVNDFTGNKITFLDPNQSDETVNYLSIPSPIDDSVTADFAVDANNNVWFTNWLFQQGGVLVKFDQNGYFDSVANSDEEYLPLLDFIEIYQLPPELLTPNGSVVADDGTIWLADTTTSYFFNFDPLTEVFTQYVTSDPLPNTYGNQTGVVKTPISRPYWIETDDHGRLVFNAQTANNISVMDPKSQSLVEYHIPSKNPYWGDCDPGTGLMLADCGVAQIFDFAIDGEKIWFTEWVENNIGVVDTSVPLPLEIQFESNSITLAPGETKHFNFIVSPKSQKDLLGVSLILSPTHDFLNVDLVNNSPKSFQLDFDAPRPIHTSIHASEDAISGTYKILLGAQSSDVAISKFVTVTIE; encoded by the coding sequence ATGAAGAAAAAAGCCATCTTTGTAACAATATTTTTTGGTTTTATCTTGCTATCTTCAACTATTATGATTACACTTCCAGGTATAATTCCAGAAGGAGACACACCTAAAATGACAATCACTGGCACACCTGCTGATAATTTCCCAGATGATCAACGTGCTCAATTTTGCGGTTCTGGTGATGCAAAATCTACTGATTACGTTCAAGAATTTTCTATTCCAACTCTGTGTACCAATCCTTTAGCAATTGTATCTGATTATGACGGAAACATTTGGTTCACTCAAACAAATACTGGTAACCTAGCAAAGTTTGATCCTGACACTGAAACATTCACTGAATATGATAACCCTTCTTGGCCACAAGGAGGGCGTTCTATGATGTGGGGAATTGATTATGCTCCAGATGGGACTGTGTGGTACACTGATGAGACATATGATTCTGTGTGGAAGTTTTCAACTATTGATGAAAAATATGAGCGATTGTCCTATCCATCCGAAGGTAATTCATTACCTCAAAAACTCCAAGTTCATGGTTCCCAAATTATCGTTAATGACTTTACTGGAAACAAAATCACGTTCTTAGATCCAAACCAATCTGATGAAACTGTAAATTATCTTAGCATTCCTTCACCAATTGATGATTCTGTAACTGCTGATTTTGCAGTTGATGCAAATAACAATGTCTGGTTTACAAATTGGTTATTCCAACAAGGAGGGGTTTTAGTTAAATTTGATCAAAATGGTTATTTTGACTCTGTTGCGAATTCTGATGAAGAATATCTTCCATTACTTGACTTTATTGAAATCTATCAATTGCCTCCGGAGTTGCTTACTCCAAACGGTTCTGTAGTTGCTGATGATGGGACAATTTGGCTAGCAGATACGACAACATCGTACTTTTTTAATTTTGATCCTTTGACTGAAGTATTCACGCAATACGTCACATCTGATCCTTTACCTAACACATATGGAAATCAAACAGGAGTTGTAAAGACTCCTATTTCCAGACCATACTGGATTGAAACAGACGACCATGGCAGACTTGTTTTTAATGCCCAAACTGCAAACAATATCTCTGTAATGGATCCAAAATCTCAAAGCCTTGTAGAATATCACATTCCTTCAAAGAACCCCTATTGGGGAGATTGTGATCCTGGAACTGGGTTGATGCTGGCTGATTGTGGTGTGGCACAAATTTTTGATTTTGCAATAGATGGTGAAAAAATTTGGTTTACAGAATGGGTTGAAAATAACATTGGTGTTGTTGACACTTCTGTTCCATTACCTCTTGAAATTCAATTTGAATCTAATTCAATAACACTTGCACCTGGAGAAACTAAGCACTTCAACTTTATTGTATCACCAAAATCACAAAAAGATCTGTTAGGCGTTTCATTAATTTTATCTCCAACTCATGATTTCCTAAATGTAGATCTTGTAAACAATTCCCCCAAATCTTTCCAATTGGATTTTGATGCTCCACGTCCAATCCATACTTCCATCCATGCTTCAGAAGATGCAATTTCTGGAACCTACAAAATTCTGCTTGGAGCACAATCTTCTGATGTTGCAATCAGTAAATTCGTTACAGTGACAATAGAGTGA